In Jannaschia sp. W003, the genomic stretch GCGCTCGCCCCCGACTTCGCCGCCCGCACGGCTCGGCTCGGCACGGCGTGGCTGGAGGGGCGGATGCCCTGAGGTGGCGCGGCGCTTCCCTGCGGGCGCCGTTTCGCGCACGTAGAGGCAGCCCCATGCGCGAGGACGCCGCCGATGCCCCTGGAGATGAACCGCGAGGTGATGATCACCTGCGCCGTGACCGGCTCGGGCGCGACGCAGGACCGCTCGCCCCACGTCCCCCGCTCGCCCGCCGAGATCGCCACGAGCGCCATCGACGCCGCCAAGGCCGGCGCCGCGATCGTCCACTGCCACGTGCGCGACCCCGAGACGGGCGCGCCCTCGCGGCGACTGGACCTCTACCGCGAGGTGACGGAGCGCATCCGCGACGCCGAGGTCGACGTGGTGCTGAACCTCACCGCCGGCATGGGCGGCGACCTCGTGTTCGGCTCGGCCGAGACGCCGCTGCCCCTCGCGGCCGGCACCGACATGATCGGCGCCGAGGCCCGCCTCGCTCACGTCGCCGAGTGCCGCCCCGAGATCTGCACCCTCGACTGCGGCACCATGAACTTCGCCGAGGCCGACTACGTGATGTGCAACACCCCCGGGACCTTGCGCGCCATGGGCCGGGCCATCACCGCCATGGGCGTGCGCCCTGAGATCGAGGCCTTCGACACCGGCCACCTCTGGCTCGCCAGGGAGCTGGTGCGCGAGGGCGTGCTCGCCGCGCCCGCGCTGGTGCAGCTCTGCATGGGCGTGCCCTGGGGCGCGCCCGACGACCTGCGGACCTTCCTCGCCATGGCGGACGCGGTGCCGGCGGACTGGACCTGGTCGGCCTTCTCGCTCGGCCGCCACCAGATGCCTTACGTCGCCGCCGCGGTGCTCGCGGGCGGCAACGTGCGCGTGGGGCTGGAGGACAACCTGATGCTCGGGCGCGGCCAGCTCGCCACCAACGCGCAGCTCGTGGAGCGCGCCGTTGGCATCGTGGAGTCCCTGGGCGCCACGGTGGTCGGCCCCGACGCGGTGCGGTCGCGGCTGGGGCTAACGAAGCGGGCGCCGCTGGCGCCGGGGGCGGCCCGATGAAGGCCGCGATCGTCGGCGGCGGGGTGATCGGCGGCGGCTGGGCCGCGCGGTTCCTCCTGAACGGCTGGGACGTGGCCGTGCACGACCCCGACCCCGAGGCCGCCCGCAAGGTCGCCACCGTCGTCGACGGCGCGCGCCGGGCGCTGCCCATGCTCTACGACGCGGCGCTGCCGCCCGAGGGCACCCTCGCCTTCGAGACGCGGCTGGAGGACGCCGTCCGGGACGCCGACTGGGTGCAGGAGAGCGTGCCGGAGCGGCTCGACCTCAAGCACCGCGTCCTCGCGGCCATCGACGCCGCCGCGCCCGAGGGCGCCGTGGTCGGCTCCTCCACCTCGGGCTTCAAGCCGTCGGAGCTGATCGCGCAAGGCGCACGGGCCATCGTCGCCCACCCGTTCAACCCGGTCTACCTGCTCCCCCTCGTGGAGTTGGTGGGCGACGCCGCCACCTGCGCGCGCGCCGCGGACACCTTGCGCGCCGTCGGCATGCATCCCCTCCACATCCGCCGCGAGATCGACGCCCACGTCGCCGACCGCCTGCTCGAGGCGGTCTGGCGCGAGGCGCTCTGGCTCGTGACCGACGGCATCGCCACCACCGCCGAGATCGACGACGCGATCCGCATGGGCTTCGGCCTGCGCTGGGCGCAGATGGGCCTGTTCGAGACCTACCGCGTGGCCGGCGGCGAGGCGGGCATGCGGCACTTCATGGAGCAGTTCGGCCCCGCGCTGGCGTGGCCCTGGACCAAGCTCATGGACGTCCCCGCCTTCACGCCCGAGCTGGTGGAGACCATCGCCGCCCAGTCCGACGCCCAGTCCGGCCACCTCTCGATCCGCGAGCTGGAAGCCTCGCGCGACCGCAACCTCGTCGCCATCCTGCGCGCCCTGCGCCATGCGGGCGCCGGCGCCGGTGCCGTGATCGCCGCCCACGAAGCCACGCTCGGACGCCCCATGACCGCGCCCGGCCCCGATCCGGTGGAGACCGTGCGCCGCACCGTCCCCTCGTCCTGGACCGACTACAACGGCCACATGAACGAGGCCCACTACGGCGAGATGGGCGGGCAGGCGACCGATCGGTTCATGGAACTGATCGGCGCGGGTCCGGACTACGTGGCCGGCGGCCTGAGCTTCTTCACGGTCGAGAACCACGTCCGCTACCTCGCCGAGGTGCGGGCCGGCGAGCACCTGCGCGTCACGACGCAGGTGCTGGGCGGCGACGGGCGCAAGATGCACCTGTTCCACCGCATCGAGCGGGCGGGCGGGACCGTGGCCACGATGGAGACGTTCCTGCTCCACGTCGACCTGCGCACCCGCCGCGCCGCGCCGCCCGCGCCCGCGGTGGCCGCGGCGCTGGGCGCCTGGGCCGAGGCCCACGCCGCGCTGCCCCGCCCCGAGGGCGCGGGGCGGGCGATCGGCTAGCGCGGCGGCGGCGCCCGCCCGGAGCGGCCCTCAGCCGCCCGCGCCGAATCCTCCGGACGTGCGCGCGGCGCCGAAGCCGCCCGAGCGGGCCACGGTGGAGCGCGTCAGCGGCGCCGCGTTGCGCGTGCTGGCCGCCTTGGACGTCAGCGCCGACGCCCCCACCGAGCCGCGGCCCGAGAGGCTGCCCGCCCGCGTCGACCCGTCGGTGGTGGCGAAGCCCCCGCCCGCCGCCGGCACCATCGCCCGCGAGGCGAAGCCGCGCCCGCCCAAGAGCTGCCCCATCAGGAACCCCGCCATCAGCGGCATGAAGATCGAGGGGCGCGACTCGTCCTCGATGCAGGCGCCCTCACCGTGCTCGGCCTCGCAGACCTCACGCGCGTCGTAGCGGGGCGCGGTCTCGTCGTGCTCGGCCAGCGCCTCGGCGTACTGCTCCTCGCACAGCTCCGAGCCGTACTCGCTCGACGCGCAGCTCTCGGGGTCGTCGAAGATCACCACGTCGGTGCGGTCCTCCTGGCAGCCCGCGAGCGCCAGGGCGCTCGCCGCGCCGAGCAGGATGATCCGTCTGGGTGCCGATGCCTTCATGGCGTCCTCCTGTGCCGTGTCACGGCTCGATGTAGTGCGGCTTGAAGCGGCTGAGGTCCTGGGTGATGCGCGAGCGGTCCTCGCGGATCCCCAAGGCCACGCAGGTCTCGCCCACGATCCACGTTCCCATCACCGGGCGGAAGCCCCCCATCTCGGGCAAGGGCGCGTGGGCCTGCACCACGGTGGGGTGCGCGTCGTAGGCGGCGTTGGCGGAGGCCTCCAGCACGGCGCCGTCCGCGCCCTCGATCCGCACGCCCGCCCCCTCGCGCGAGAAGATCGGCTTGCGCACCGTGCCCCGCGCGAAGTGCCCGGCGGCGTGGGCCCGGTCCCACGCGGGCGAGCCCGCGTCGGCCTCCAGGAAGGTGGGCAGGAGGTTCGGGTGGCCCTCGAACATCTCCCACAGGACAGCGAGCAGCGCCTTGTTCGAGACCAGCGCCTTCCAGGGCGGCTCCAGGAAGCGCGTGCCCGAGGCCGCCAGCGCGTCCGCCGCCTCGTCGCGCAGGAAGTCCTCCCAGGGGTAGAGCTTGAAGAGCGTGCCGATCACGCGCGCCTCCTCGTCCACCAGCCGCCCCGAGGGGTCGATGCCCACCGCGCCGATGTCGACGTAGTGGGCGCCGAGGCCGGCGTCGCGCGCGGCATAGGCCATGGTCTCCACGGTGGCGTAGTCCTCGGCGGCGCCCGCCACGGCGGCGAAGTGGACCTGCTCGCCGGGGCCGCAGATCTCCGCCAGCCGCTCGGCCAGCGCCTCCTGCAGGCGGTTGAGCTGGTCGGATCCCTCCGGGATCAGCCCCGCCGCGCGCGCGCCCTCCAGCCAGTCCCACTGGAAGTGCCCCGCCTCGTAGAGCGAGGTGGGCGTGTCGGCGTTGTACTCCAGGAGCTTGGCCGGCCCCTCGCCGTCGTAGGCCAGGTCCATGCGCCCATACAGTTCCGCCTCGCCCGCCTCCCAGGAATCGGCCACGAAGGCCATGTGCGCCTCGGGGATGCCGAGCCGCGCCATCCGCGCCTCGTCGCCCGCGACCCGTGCCGCCGCCTCGCGCGCCATGGCGTGCAGCTCGGTGGAAGGGTCCTCCAGCCGGGTCTCGATCTCGTCGAGCGTGAACGCGTAGGCGCTGGTCTCGTCCCAGTAGGGCTCGCCATGCATGGAGTGGAACGTGAACCCCGCCTCCTCGGCCCGCGCCTGCCAGTCCGGCCGCTCCGTCCCCTCGACCTTGCGCATCGACGCCTCCACCCCGTTCGCACTGGACATAGGGCATCGGGCGCCGCGGGCGAAGGGCGGATCGGGTCCGACCTGCGACCCGGCGCGGAGAGGGCCGGCGTCCTCGTCGAGCGTACCCGGAAGCGGCGGTAGCCGCAGGCGCGTCTCGCGTCGTTCTTCCGATCAGGAGATGCCCGCCCCCTGTGGCGGGGAGCGGGCCGTCCTCCTCGGGAGTCACGCACCCGGCATCGCCATCTTGCGGCTGACGTGACCGGACGGCTCGTGCAGCTCATCCCCTACGAACTCGAACCCGTAGCGCTCGTAGAAGGGCCGACCGAGTTCGTTGTCGCGGAAGACCTCGACGGTCAGCGGACCCTTGAGAGCGACCGCATGGTCCACCAGCGCCCGGCCGTGGCCGCGGCCGTGCATCGCCGGATCGAGGAACAGGCCGCCGATCTCGTTGCCGATGAGGGCGATGAAGCCAACGACGGTCCCGCCCACCTCCAGAAGATAGGTCTCCGCGTTCGGCAGGTAGATGTCGCGCATGGCCCGATGCACCCCGGCGACGAAGTCCTCGGAAAGAAAGGGGTGGGCCAGCGCGTTCGCGCGCTGCCAGACATCGATCACCGGTTCGATGTCTTCCGCCCGGTAGGGGCGGATGGTTCGGCTCGTGTCGTTCATCGTCTTGGTCCTTCTCAGCGTTGGTCGAGTTGCGAGCGCACGGCGACGATCCCCGCCCGCGTGGCGCGGTAGGGCTTGCCGTTCGTGGATCGGATCAGGCGGCGCTTCTTGAGGCGGTCGAAGACCGGCAAGGTGCAGTCCTCGAGCACGTGGCCTTCGCGTGTGAGGCACGAGACGTCCGCTACCTTGCCCGAGGGCAGGCGCTCGAAGTGGATCGCGCCGCCGCGCGCGAGCACGTGCAGCACGCGCTGCTCGTGTTTGGAGATGTTCATTGGCTTCGCTTCGGTCAGGTCGAACGAGACCGTCCCCCCGGCATCGCGCGCGGGTGGGTGGTCATATTGTCGATTCCGTCGATCCTGAGCGGTCCGGATTCACCCGCAGGGGCGTTCGGTCCTCGGGTTCAGGTCACGGATCTAGCGGCTTGCCGCAATCTCGGACATCAAAGCTCCTGTGCCGGGCAAAGGCCCGACTGGTCGCGGCCCTAACGGGCCGGCCGTTCCAAAGCAACCGTCTCGGAGGACACGGTCCGCCGCGACAGCCGAGACGGACCGAGACGGGTTGCGGGCACGTCCGACCATTCTCGATATCGGCAGCTTTCGACCGACACAGCTGTAGGGGCCCGGGAATAACTGCCACTGATAGAACCTGAACCCCTCGTTTCGTTGAGTTTCCCAAATCGCCCGGCGGCCAATCCTTCCTCTGGGCCCGCGGTTATCTTCCACCGGCCGGAAAGGAAAACGCCGCCCCAAGGGCGGCGTTCGCTGTGGAAGACGGGCGCCATGCTGTCCCTGTCCCAATCCAGAAGGTGTGTTGCCGCCATTCTGAACGACAGCCAGTTGGCTCGCGTCGGTGAATGGGCCGATCAGGTTACCGGCGGCTTGTCTGCCGGGGAGGTCGAAGCCTGCATCTGACAAGCTAAGAAACAGCGAACTCCTGCCGGATCATCAAAGACTTTCTTCGGCAAGATGTGGTGAATCTGGAAATTTAGCATTCCCGTTGGACGATCTCCGAAATCCAATGATGAACATTCTTAGTGAACGGTCTTTTTCACGCAGCGACGCAGGTTCCAGCCGCGCGTCAGCTTCGCCGCCGAGAGTGCCTTCGCAACGCGGTCCGATAGGAACAGAGCACCATCGAGGCGATCGTCCAACCAGACTTCAGAAGCATCTTCATGCGGAGGCAGGACGACAAGAACGTCGTCCCGATCCGGTGCCGTTACGGAGAATCGAGCTTCGCCATCCTTCAGACGGCCGACGCGTTTGCGCAGCCTCTCCGACTCCTCGATCACCACATCCCGCCGACATGTCAGCACTTGCATCACCGACAGCGCCGCGCCCTCCCAGAGCGGCGCCGTCCGCGCGGCGTTCAGCACTTCGATTTCGTGAAAGCGCAGTGGTCCGGGGTCGAGGTCTTCGAGGAGCGCCCGGGTCTCGGCGGTGACGACCCAGCTACCGAAAAGAAGCATGAAGGGCTCTGGTTGATTCGATGCTGTCGAGCCTCGGCAAAGCGAATACGTTCTCGAAATCTCTTCGTCGGACAACGCTTCGCCCGACTGAATCTTGCGCATTGCTTCACGCGACACCTTGACCACGGCGGCCAGCTCGTCGCGGGTCATGCTCCGCTCGTCTTCTTCGTGGCGCCCGATCGGCAGGATCGGTTTCGCCGCGTTCACATCCACGCTCGCGCTCGCGAACCAGACCTTCGTAGGCGATACCTTCCCATCCGACTCCTTCGCCATCGCCACGCTTCCTTCCAAGTCCGTTTCCTCCGTCATCGCCACCGCCGTTCGAGAAGTCCTTTGTCTGCCGCTCGCAATCGCACCAATCGTCCGATCCTGTCGCACGATGTCCTTGGAGGCGTGTTCCTTCCGGCAACTCCTTTCGGAAAAATCGGCGAGAACCAGTCTTGATCGGAATTCGATTTCATGCTTGCGAGCTTTGCTCGCCCCCCGCTGGGGGAACACACCAACTCCGCCGCAGCAATTGGTCCCGTTCGTAGGCCAATATAATTTCGGAGCAGGGGCGGATCGATCGCATGGTCGGGCACGTGCTTTGCATCAAGGATGCCCGAACAGCGTTGACGCCACCCTGTCTCGTCGTCTCCGGCGCTGGGCAGAAGGAAGCGATGAGACCTTGAACCTAGGCGTGTTCGGACGAGCACCGGAACAGTTCCACATGTGTAGTCTGGCGTGACAGTTGCAGCGGGCCAGCATGAGATGCTGACGTGTCCGATATTTTCCCGAAACGGCAGCCTTTCATGGCCGCAGCAATATAGCCCGATGACAGATAACCACATGTCAAGAAGGCAGCTATTTCCCCCGAAATGGCAGTTTTCGACCGGCGCCGGCACCGACAACACAGCCCCGCGCCCCTAGCCGCACTCCGAATGCCCGCAGGCGGCGCAGGTCGCGCAGCCCTCGACGCGGCGCAGGGCCGGGGCGCCGCAGCGGGGGCAGGCGGGCAGGCGGGGGGCGTCCCCATCCCCGGGGGCGGACAGGCCCTCGGCCGCGCCGAGGAAGCCGATCGCCACCATGTGCCGCTCGATCACGTCGCCGATCGCCGCCAGGATCGAGGGCACGTAGCGCCCCTGCACCCAGGCCCCGCCGCGCGGGTCGAAGACGGCCTTCAGCTCCTCGACCACGAAGGAGACGTCGCCGCCGCGCCGGAACACCGCCGAGACCATGCGCGTCAGCCCCACCATCCAGGCGAAGTGCTCCATGTTCTTGGAGTTCACGAAGATCTCGAAGGGCCGCCGCCGCCCGTCGAGCATCACGTCGTTGATGGTGATGTAGAGCGCGTGCTCGGAGTTCGGCCAGCGCAGCTTGTAGGTCTGCCCATCCAGCTGCTCGGGCCGGTCGAGCGGGTCGGTGAGGTGGACCACGGTGCCGTCGGCGGAGACCGGGCGGGGCGCCGCGGGCGCCGCCTCCGGCACGTCCGGCTCCGCCTCCAGCACGCTGCCCGTGACCGCGTTCGGGCGGTACGTCGTGCAGCCCTTGCACCCCGTCCGCCACGCCTCGAGGTAGACGTCCCCGAAGCGCTCGAACGAGATGTCCGCCGGCACGTTGATCGTCTTCGAGATCGACGAGTCCACCCACCGCTGCGCCGCCGCCTGCATCGCCACGTGCTCCGCCGGCTCCAGCGTCTGCGCGGTCACGAGGTAGCCGGGCAGGGGGGCGTCGCCGTGGAGCCTCCGCCACTCGGCGACCGCGAAGTCCTCCACCGTCTCCTCGCGGTGCGTCCCGTCCGGCAGGAGCACGCGGCGGCGGTAGCTCGTGGCGAAGATCGGCTCGATGCCGGACGAGACGTTGCCCGCCAGCAGCGAGATCGTGCCCGTGGGGGCGATCGAGGTCAGCAGCGCGTTGCGCAGACCGTGGCGCGCCACGAGGTCGCGCACGTCACCGTCCAAGCGCGCGATCATGGGCGCCTCCAGGAGCGCGTCGTCCCACAGCGGGAACCGCCCCTTCTCGGCGGCCAGCTCCGCCGAGGCGCGGTAGGCCGCGTTGGCGATCCGCTGCAGCCACGCCCCCGTCCGCTCGGCCGCCTCGGGGGAGCCATACCGCAGCCCGCACATGGCGAGGGCGTCCGCCAGCCCCGTGACCCCCAGCCCGATCCGCCGCTTGGCCCGCGCCTCGTCCGCCTGCGCCTGCAGGGGAAAGCGCGAGGCGTCCACCACGTCGTCCAGCATCCGCACCGCGGTGGCGGTCAGCGCTTCCAGCTCCGCCACGTCGACCGCGGCCCCCGCCTCGAACGGCGCCCGCACCAGCCGCGCGAGGTTCAGCGAGCCGAGCAGGCACGCGCCGTAGGGCGGCAGCGGCTGCTCGCCGCAGGGGTTGGTGGCCGAGATCGTCTCGACGTAATGGAGATTGTTCTCCGCGTTGATGCGGTCGATGAAGATCACGCCCGGCTCGGCGTAGTCGTAGGTCGCCCGCAGGATCGCCTCCCACAGCCCGCGCGCCCGCACGGTGCGGTAGGTGCGGCCCTCGAACACCAGCGGCCAGTCGGCGTCCCGCTCCACCGCCTCCATGAACGGGTCGGTCACCAGCACCGAGAGGTTGAACATCCGCAATCGCGTCGGGTCGCGCTTGGCCTCTATGAACCGCTCCACGTCCGGGTGGTCGCAGCGCAACGTCGCCATCATGGCGCCGCGGCGCGAGCCGGCGGACATGATCGTGCGGCACATGGAGTCCCACACGTCCATGAAGCTGAGCGGGCCCGACGCCTCCGCCGCCACCCCTGCCACGGGCGCGCCCATGGGGCGGATGGTCGAGAAGTCGTAGCCGATGCCGCCGCCCTGCTGGAGCGTCAGCGCCGCCTCGCGCAGGTGCGCGAAGATCGCGCCCATGTCGTCCTCGATCCGGCCCATCACGAAGCAGTTGAAGAGGGTGACCGAGCGGTCCGTGCCCGCGCCCGCCACGATCCGCCCGGCGGGCAGGAAGCGGAAATCCTGCAAGGCGGCGCGGAAGGCGGGGCGGTGCGCGTCCGGGTCGGCCTCCTGCGCGGCCAGCGCGCCGGCGATGCGGTCCCACGTGTCCGCGATCGTGGCGTCGACGGGGGTGCCGTCGGCGGCCTTGAGGCGGTACTTCATGTCCCAGATGCTCTGGGCGATGGGGGCGGCGAAGTCGGTCGTGGAGGCCATCGCGTCGGGTCCATCGTCAAGGGGTGGTTGCGCGGGCGCGCGTTCCTTCTAGATATAGCGCCGCGAGGCGGGGGAGTCACGATGGCGGTCCATCTCATCAAGCTGAGCGTCGGCACCCGCGACATGGCGGGGCTCGCGAAGTGGCAGCGCGATGCCCGCGCCAAGGGCCCCTGCGGCAACCCGCGCCACGTCACCCGCATGTGGCCCAAGCGCGAGGCCGAGCTGGTCGACGGCGGCTCGATCTTCTGGGTGGTCAAGGGCGTGCTGCTCTGCCGCCAGCGCATCCTGCGCCTCGAGGAGGTGCGCCGCGCCGACGGCCTGCGCCGCTGCGGCATCGTGCTGGAGCCGGGTCTGGTCCCCGTGGCGCCCCGCCCGGTGCGCGCCTTCCAGGGCTGGCGCTACCTCAAGCCCGAGGACATGCCCGGCGACGTGGACCCCGAGCGGGCCGACGAGGCCCCGCTGCCGGCGAAGCTGCAGCTGGCATTGGCCGAGATGGGGGTGCTGTAGGGGCCGCCACGCCCCGGCGCTGCGCTGGGGCCTCCCCCCACCGCCGGCGCCCCGCTCCGCAACGGCAGCGCCAACGGCCCCCGGAGGCCCCGGATCAAGTCCGGGGCGCACTCCCACGCCCGCCACCAAGCCTCCCAACGGAATCGAAGTCGCTTTCGCCCCGCCCCCCGTCGCCCGCGCCGCGCGCCGCGCCGCAAGCTCGGTGCAAGAACCCCCCGAGCAGCGGGGAGACGGCGCCATGAAGACCAACGTGAGAGCCCTCGTGGTGGGCGGCGGCGCCGTGGGCACCGGGATCGCCTACCACCTCGCCAAGGCCGGCTGGGACACCATGCTCCTGGAGCGCGACGAGCTGACCTCCGGCTCCACCTGGCACGCCGCGGGCCTCCTGCCGCTCTTCAACATGAGCTACGCCACCAGCCACATCCACGCCCACTCGGTGGAGTTCTACAAGGGCCTCGAGGCCGAGACCGGCCTCAACCCCGGCTTCAGCGTCGTCGGCAACCTGCGCATGGCCCAGACCGCCGACCGCATGGACGAGTACGCCCTATATGCCGCCACTGCCGAGACCGTGGGCATCCCCCACGAGTGGCTCACCCCCGCGGACATCAAGGAGCGCTACCCGCTCCTGCGCACCGAGGACCTGCGCGGCGCGATCCTCCACCCCACCGACGGCTACATCAACCCCGCCGACGTCACGATGGCCATGGCCAAGGGCGCGCGCCAGCACGGGGCCACCATCGAGCGCCGCTGGCAGGTCGACGGCTTCGAGTGGACCGGCTCGGAATGGCGCGTCACCGTCACCAAGATGGCCGAGCGCGGCGGCAACCTCGTGCCCACCGAGGAGCGGGAAGTCATCACCGCCGAGCACGTCGTCACGGCCACCGGCAACCACGCCCAGCGCACCGCGCGGCTCCTGGGCATCCGCTCCCCGGCTGTCGTCGTCGAGCACCAGTACGTCGTGACCGAACCCGACCCGGCCCTCGTGGAGTGGCGCAAGGCCGGCAACCCCCAGCACCCGGTCCTGCGGGATGCCGACGCCAAGTGGTACGTGCGCGAGGAGCGCGGCGGCTGGATCCTCGGCCCTTACGAGCAGAACGCCCCCGCCCGCTTCCCCTACGGCGTGCCCGACAGCTTCCGCGCCGACCTCTTCCCGCTCGACCTCGAGCGGATCGAGGAGGAGTACCTCAGCTTCATCCACCGCATCCCCTCGTCCGAGCACTGCGGCCTCAAGGACGACTTCAACGGCCCCATCTGCTACACCCCCGACGGCAACCCGCTGGTCGGCCCGGCGCAAGGCCTGCGCAACATGTGGCTGGCCGAGGGCTTCAGCTTCGGCATCACCGCGGCGGGCGGCACCGGCCACTACCTCGCGCAGATGATGACCGAAGGGGAGGCCGACATCGACATGGCCTCGCTCGACCCGCGCCGCTTCGGCCCGTGGACGACCACCGAGTACGCCATGCGCAAGAACGAGGAGTGCTACGACCACGTCTACGTGCTCCACCACCCCGACGAGGAGCGCCCCGCCGCGCGCCCCCTCAAGACCGCGCCCTGCTATGAGCGCGTGAAGGCCCGTGGCGCCCAGTTCGGCTGCGTGAACGGGTGGGAGCGGCCCAACTACTACGCCCCCGGTGCGGACGGCGACTTCGACCTGAAGTCCCGCTCCTTCCGCCGGGGCGCGTGGTGGAAGCATGCGAAGGACGAGGCCACGGCCATCCGCGAGACCGCCGGCCTGATCGACGCCACCGCCTTCGCAAAGCACGTGCTGCGCGGCCCGGGCGCCGCGGCCTTCCTCGACTGGTTCACCACCAACCGCCTGCCGAAGGTGGGCCGCATCAACCTCACCTACGCGCTGACCGGGGCGGGCACGACGCGCACCGAGTACACCATCGTGCGGCTCGCCGAGGACACCTTCTACCTCGTCTCCGCCGGCGCCTGGCAGGCCTACGACGGCGACCACCTCGCCAAGGCCGTGAACGACAATGTCGCGCGCTTCGGGCCGATGCACCTCGACGACGTGACCGGGCGCCACGGCGTGTTCGCGCTGGCGGGGCCGAACAGTCGTGCGATCCTCGCCGAGCTGATCCGCGACGCCGAGCCCGAGACGGCCCTGTCGAACAAGCGCTTCCCTTGGCTCTCGCAGCGCCGGATCGAGCTCATGATGTGCCCCGTGAACGCCATCCGCGTCGCCTACACCGGCGAGCTGGGCTGGGAGCTGCACCACCCCATCGAGATGCAGAACTACCTGTTCGACCGCCTCATGGAAGCGGGCGAGCGCCACGACCTGCGTCTCGTCGGCGCCCGCGCCCAGAACTGGCTGCGCCAGGAGAAGAGCTACCGCGCCTTCGGCACCGAGCTGGGCCGCGACGCTACCCCGCTCGAGGCCGGGCTGGACCGCTTCGTGGACCTCTCCAAGGACTTCCACGGAAAGGCGGCGATGCAGGAGACCGGCATCCGCTCGCGCTGCGTCACGGTGCTGGTCGACGGCCCCAAGGACGCCGATCCCTGGGGCCGCGAGGCGCTCTACGCGGAGGACGGCACGCGGGTGGGGCGCCTCACCTCGGGCGGCTACTCCGTGGCCTTCGGCAAGTCGATCGGCATGGGCTACGTCCGCCCCGACCTCGCCGCGCCAGGGACCCGGCTGAAGGTCCGCATGCAGCGCGCGCTGTGGGACGTGGAGGTGACGGAGGACAGTCCCTACGATCCCCGCAACGCGCGCATCCGGGCGGACGGGTAGGGGGCTCCGCCCCCCGCGCTGCGCGCTCCCCCCGAGGTATGTCGGAAACGAAGACGGGGGCGGTGGAGACGACCCCGCCCCGGCCCTGAGCCGGGGCCTCGGCCCACCACCGGCGCCCCGCTCCGCAACGAAGCACCGACCCCAGTCAGAGGCCCCGGAGCAAGTCCGGGGCGCGCAGAGCGGAGTGGGGCACCCCGACCCCCCCCCTCGATCCACCGCCCCGCCACCCCACATCCCCCCGAATGCGCCGCACCGCCTTCGCCCTCGCCGCCCTCCTCCTCGCGGCCCTCGCCGCCGCCGGCCTCCGCCGCGCGACCGGCGTGCACGTCTCCGGCGACGGCGCCCCGGCGCTCGCCGCCCTCTCCACGGCCCCCGCCGGGACCGCCGCCGTCGAACTCGTGCTCCTGCGCCGATGGCAGAACCTAGAGGCCCTGCCGGCCCTCCGCCGCCTCTGCCGCGCCGCCTGCGACGGCACCGCGCCGGTGGTCCGCCTGCGACAGCCCTCGCCGCGCGGCCTGCGGACCGTCGTGCTCGTGGACGTGGGCGCGTTGGGCGCGGGCGTGGCGCTGGACCGGGGCGCGCCGCTGCCCGCGCCGGTGGCCCGCTGCCTCGCCCGCGCCGCGGAGCGCGGCGGCACCGAAGTCTGCGGCCACGCCCCCCGCACCGCTTGGCGCCTGCCCTTCGGCCTCTAGCCCCCGCGCCGCGCGAGCAGGAGGAGGTTGTTGGCCGGCATCTCCCGCCGCTCCACCGCGAAGCCCAGCACCGAGAGTACGCCCTCGACCACCTCCACCTCCTTGAACCCGATCTCCGGGTCCTGCGCCCGGAGCGTGGCGTCGAAGGTCCGGTCGCCCGCGCTGGTGGCCCGGCCGCCGCGAAGGAACGGGCCGTAGATCGCGAACAGCCCCCCCGGCGCCACCGCCCGCGCGCCCTCGTCGAGCAGTACCGCCATCTCGCCCTCGGACACGAGGTGCAGGAGGTTCACCACCCACAGCGCGTCGACCCGCAGCCCC encodes the following:
- a CDS encoding 3-keto-5-aminohexanoate cleavage protein, with protein sequence MPLEMNREVMITCAVTGSGATQDRSPHVPRSPAEIATSAIDAAKAGAAIVHCHVRDPETGAPSRRLDLYREVTERIRDAEVDVVLNLTAGMGGDLVFGSAETPLPLAAGTDMIGAEARLAHVAECRPEICTLDCGTMNFAEADYVMCNTPGTLRAMGRAITAMGVRPEIEAFDTGHLWLARELVREGVLAAPALVQLCMGVPWGAPDDLRTFLAMADAVPADWTWSAFSLGRHQMPYVAAAVLAGGNVRVGLEDNLMLGRGQLATNAQLVERAVGIVESLGATVVGPDAVRSRLGLTKRAPLAPGAAR
- a CDS encoding DUF1190 domain-containing protein codes for the protein MKASAPRRIILLGAASALALAGCQEDRTDVVIFDDPESCASSEYGSELCEEQYAEALAEHDETAPRYDAREVCEAEHGEGACIEDESRPSIFMPLMAGFLMGQLLGGRGFASRAMVPAAGGGFATTDGSTRAGSLSGRGSVGASALTSKAASTRNAAPLTRSTVARSGGFGAARTSGGFGAGG
- a CDS encoding glutathionylspermidine synthase family protein, encoding MRKVEGTERPDWQARAEEAGFTFHSMHGEPYWDETSAYAFTLDEIETRLEDPSTELHAMAREAAARVAGDEARMARLGIPEAHMAFVADSWEAGEAELYGRMDLAYDGEGPAKLLEYNADTPTSLYEAGHFQWDWLEGARAAGLIPEGSDQLNRLQEALAERLAEICGPGEQVHFAAVAGAAEDYATVETMAYAARDAGLGAHYVDIGAVGIDPSGRLVDEEARVIGTLFKLYPWEDFLRDEAADALAASGTRFLEPPWKALVSNKALLAVLWEMFEGHPNLLPTFLEADAGSPAWDRAHAAGHFARGTVRKPIFSREGAGVRIEGADGAVLEASANAAYDAHPTVVQAHAPLPEMGGFRPVMGTWIVGETCVALGIREDRSRITQDLSRFKPHYIEP
- a CDS encoding YjhX family toxin encodes the protein MNISKHEQRVLHVLARGGAIHFERLPSGKVADVSCLTREGHVLEDCTLPVFDRLKKRRLIRSTNGKPYRATRAGIVAVRSQLDQR
- a CDS encoding carnitine 3-dehydrogenase, with translation MKAAIVGGGVIGGGWAARFLLNGWDVAVHDPDPEAARKVATVVDGARRALPMLYDAALPPEGTLAFETRLEDAVRDADWVQESVPERLDLKHRVLAAIDAAAPEGAVVGSSTSGFKPSELIAQGARAIVAHPFNPVYLLPLVELVGDAATCARAADTLRAVGMHPLHIRREIDAHVADRLLEAVWREALWLVTDGIATTAEIDDAIRMGFGLRWAQMGLFETYRVAGGEAGMRHFMEQFGPALAWPWTKLMDVPAFTPELVETIAAQSDAQSGHLSIRELEASRDRNLVAILRALRHAGAGAGAVIAAHEATLGRPMTAPGPDPVETVRRTVPSSWTDYNGHMNEAHYGEMGGQATDRFMELIGAGPDYVAGGLSFFTVENHVRYLAEVRAGEHLRVTTQVLGGDGRKMHLFHRIERAGGTVATMETFLLHVDLRTRRAAPPAPAVAAALGAWAEAHAALPRPEGAGRAIG
- a CDS encoding GNAT family N-acetyltransferase: MNDTSRTIRPYRAEDIEPVIDVWQRANALAHPFLSEDFVAGVHRAMRDIYLPNAETYLLEVGGTVVGFIALIGNEIGGLFLDPAMHGRGHGRALVDHAVALKGPLTVEVFRDNELGRPFYERYGFEFVGDELHEPSGHVSRKMAMPGA